A section of the Flaviflexus equikiangi genome encodes:
- a CDS encoding Cgl0159 family (beta/alpha)8-fold protein translates to MIEMADLTRIRAYEPTAIQTALESRTPGPGPLDGRKSMIIACDHPARGALGAGEDPRAMGNRGELLARCQAALARPGVTGFLGTADMIEDLVLLGALEGKNVYGSMNRGGLKGARFEMDDRFTCYDAEGIIRSHLDGGKTLTRINFDDDATADTLESTSQAVDALADAGKRIMIEPFISRWEGKRIVNDLSTDAVITSIAIAAGLGRTSAYTWLKLPCVADMERVMAATTLPALILGGEVSEDPDAMFEGWSHALALPNVLGLVVGRSLLYPPDGDVERAVDQAVELL, encoded by the coding sequence ATGATCGAGATGGCCGATCTGACTCGTATCAGAGCGTACGAGCCCACTGCTATCCAGACCGCCCTCGAATCGCGCACCCCGGGGCCCGGCCCGCTGGATGGTCGGAAGTCCATGATCATCGCCTGCGATCATCCCGCACGCGGCGCACTCGGCGCAGGAGAGGACCCGCGGGCGATGGGGAACCGTGGGGAGCTGCTCGCGCGATGCCAGGCCGCCTTGGCGCGTCCGGGAGTGACGGGTTTCCTCGGAACTGCGGACATGATCGAAGATCTCGTCCTTCTCGGCGCTCTCGAGGGGAAGAATGTCTACGGTTCGATGAATCGAGGGGGCCTCAAGGGCGCACGATTCGAGATGGACGACAGGTTCACGTGCTACGACGCGGAGGGGATCATCCGTTCCCATCTCGATGGCGGCAAGACCCTGACGAGGATCAACTTCGATGACGACGCGACGGCCGACACTCTCGAGTCGACGTCCCAGGCTGTCGATGCTCTGGCAGACGCCGGCAAGCGCATCATGATCGAGCCCTTCATCTCCCGCTGGGAGGGGAAGCGCATCGTCAACGATCTCTCGACTGATGCTGTCATCACGTCTATCGCCATCGCCGCCGGCCTGGGACGAACCTCCGCCTACACGTGGCTCAAGCTACCCTGTGTGGCGGACATGGAGAGGGTCATGGCGGCGACGACACTACCGGCCCTCATCCTCGGCGGCGAAGTGTCCGAAGATCCGGACGCCATGTTCGAGGGCTGGTCGCATGCACTCGCCCTCCCCAATGTTCTCGGCCTCGTCGTCGGCCGATCCTTGCTGTACCCGCCCGACGGTGATGTCGAGCGGGCCGTTGATCAAGCTGTGGAGCTGCTATGA
- the iolG gene encoding inositol 2-dehydrogenase, translating into MIKIGIIGAGRIAQVHARSVSAHPDATLVVISDPIEQAAASLAARYGARFTVSADDVLSDPEVDAVIICSPTPFHPEQILAAVKAGKPVLCEKPVAMDIETVDQLEKDLEGLNPVVMIGFNRRFDPSFQKIHELAANGTVGKVEQVTIISRDPAAPPVEYIASSGGIFKDMTIHDFDTARYFLGDVVSVVAIGQNLDPALKDSGDFDGAIVTLANAEGATATITNSRHCASGYDQRLEVFGDRATVNADNVRPTTVRVSTSDLTDAQDPYLDFFLARYEQAYTNELSEFLSAIAEGREPSPTIEDGRKALIIAEAAEKSARTGTIITL; encoded by the coding sequence GTGATCAAAATTGGCATTATCGGAGCTGGTCGCATCGCGCAGGTCCACGCCCGTTCTGTCTCAGCCCACCCCGATGCCACTCTCGTTGTCATCTCCGACCCGATCGAGCAGGCAGCCGCATCCCTGGCCGCCCGCTATGGTGCGCGCTTCACCGTCAGCGCCGACGATGTCCTCTCGGACCCCGAGGTGGATGCGGTCATCATCTGCTCCCCCACGCCCTTCCATCCCGAGCAGATTCTCGCCGCAGTGAAGGCCGGCAAGCCGGTGCTGTGCGAGAAGCCTGTCGCCATGGACATCGAGACCGTCGACCAGCTCGAGAAGGACCTCGAGGGACTGAACCCCGTCGTCATGATCGGCTTCAACAGGCGCTTCGATCCGTCGTTCCAGAAGATTCACGAACTGGCTGCGAACGGAACCGTCGGCAAGGTCGAGCAGGTCACCATTATCTCGCGCGACCCGGCCGCTCCCCCCGTGGAGTACATCGCCTCCTCGGGCGGCATCTTCAAGGATATGACGATCCACGACTTCGACACGGCCCGCTACTTCCTCGGCGATGTCGTGTCCGTTGTCGCCATCGGTCAGAACCTTGATCCGGCGCTCAAGGACTCGGGCGATTTCGATGGCGCGATCGTCACCCTCGCCAATGCCGAGGGCGCAACGGCGACGATCACGAACTCCCGCCACTGCGCGTCCGGCTACGACCAGCGCCTCGAGGTGTTCGGTGACCGTGCAACCGTCAACGCCGACAATGTCAGGCCGACAACGGTCCGCGTATCGACAAGCGACCTGACGGATGCTCAGGATCCCTACCTCGACTTCTTCCTCGCGCGCTACGAGCAGGCCTACACGAACGAGCTCAGCGAGTTCCTGTCCGCTATCGCTGAGGGCCGCGAGCCCTCCCCCACGATCGAGGACGGTCGCAAGGCCCTCATCATCGCCGAGGCGGCCGAGAAGTCGGCACGCACGGGCACCATCATCACCCTCTGA
- a CDS encoding GntR family transcriptional regulator, which produces MTDTSLDIPYIADITLDRTSTTPLYQQISEPLTKLIMSGAVEPGRLIEDEVSLAQRLQVSRPTTRRALQELVNGGLLVRRRGVGTRVTPTHVHRQIGLTSLNDDLEAAGFETRTEVVYYQVQLADEDQAAKLACKVGDEIVTIERLRWINDTPLGIMHNTIPSHIAPSLTELSQKGLYRCLAERDVKMATGVQTIGARVANEREAKLLGIEVGSALMTIERTAYGVSGEVVEFGKHLYDATQYNVTIPLVAD; this is translated from the coding sequence ATGACCGACACATCTCTCGATATCCCCTATATTGCCGACATTACGCTCGATAGGACCTCGACTACTCCGCTCTACCAGCAGATATCGGAGCCGCTGACAAAGCTCATCATGTCCGGCGCCGTCGAGCCGGGGCGCCTCATCGAGGACGAGGTCTCTCTCGCGCAGCGCCTGCAGGTTTCGCGCCCGACGACGCGGCGTGCTCTCCAGGAGCTCGTCAACGGCGGGCTCCTCGTGCGGCGCCGCGGCGTGGGCACGCGCGTCACCCCCACCCACGTTCACCGCCAGATCGGCCTCACCTCGCTCAACGACGACCTCGAGGCGGCCGGCTTCGAGACGCGTACCGAGGTGGTGTACTACCAGGTTCAGCTTGCGGACGAGGACCAGGCCGCCAAGCTCGCCTGCAAGGTCGGGGACGAGATCGTCACGATCGAGCGCCTGCGGTGGATCAACGACACTCCGCTCGGCATCATGCACAACACGATTCCATCCCACATTGCGCCCTCCCTGACAGAGCTTTCGCAGAAGGGCCTCTACCGCTGCCTCGCCGAGCGCGACGTCAAGATGGCGACGGGCGTGCAGACGATCGGGGCCCGTGTCGCGAACGAACGCGAGGCGAAGCTTCTCGGCATCGAGGTCGGATCCGCCCTCATGACAATCGAACGCACCGCTTACGGGGTCTCCGGCGAGGTGGTCGAGTTCGGCAAGCATCTTTACGATGCCACGCAGTACAACGTGACAATTCCTCTCGTCGCAGACTAG
- the iolD gene encoding 3D-(3,5/4)-trihydroxycyclohexane-1,2-dione acylhydrolase (decyclizing), whose translation MTVETVRLTVAQATIRFLVNQYVERDGVEQRFFAGTFGIFGHGNVAGIGQALLQNELDPEPDGGSMPYYMPRNEQGQVNAAAAFAKAKNRLQTMVCTSSIGPGALNMVTGAAVATTNRVPVLLLPSDQFATRTPDPVLQQIENAQTLDTSVNDAFRPVSVFFDRINRPEQLLPSLMQAMRALIDPADTGAVTIAMPQDVQAEAYDFPVQAFEKRIWHVRRDPLEKAALKRAVDLILASKRPLVIAGGGVIYSEASEELRAFAAATGIPVADTQAGKGAINHDSPQSVGGVGSTGGDAANHLADEADLIIGIGTRYSDFTTASRTQFKNPDVTFINVNTKPFDAVKNGAEMLVADAREALVDLTEALADYRVSDEYAARIASEKAAWERAIDECYHVGNAPLPAQTEVFGALNEMMGDDDVLINAAGSMPGDLQALWRAKTPVQYHVEYAFSTMGYEIPAAMGVKMALPDSEVVAIVGDGTYQMLPMELATIVQEGLKVIFVLLQNHGFASIGGLSESRGSQRFGTRYRMGGGNPHVTDGELIPVDLAKNAESWGVDVLKVSTIAEFKEAYRVAEAATRATLIYIETDLYGPNPPSSSWWDVPVSEVSRIESTQRAYEEHIANKAPQRHYF comes from the coding sequence ATGACCGTCGAGACAGTACGGCTGACCGTCGCGCAGGCAACGATCCGCTTCCTCGTCAACCAATACGTCGAGCGAGACGGCGTGGAGCAGCGCTTCTTCGCCGGCACCTTCGGCATCTTCGGCCACGGCAACGTGGCCGGCATCGGGCAGGCCCTCCTCCAGAACGAGCTCGATCCGGAACCGGATGGCGGCTCCATGCCCTACTACATGCCGAGAAACGAACAGGGCCAGGTCAACGCCGCGGCAGCTTTCGCCAAGGCGAAGAACCGCCTCCAGACCATGGTGTGCACGTCCTCCATCGGCCCGGGCGCACTCAACATGGTCACCGGCGCAGCAGTCGCGACGACCAACCGCGTCCCCGTGCTCCTCCTGCCGTCGGACCAGTTCGCCACCCGCACACCCGACCCCGTGCTCCAGCAGATCGAGAACGCGCAGACGCTCGACACCTCCGTCAACGACGCCTTCCGCCCCGTCTCGGTCTTCTTCGACCGCATCAACAGGCCCGAGCAGCTCCTGCCCTCCCTCATGCAGGCCATGAGAGCCCTGATCGACCCCGCCGATACTGGTGCCGTGACGATCGCGATGCCGCAGGACGTGCAGGCAGAGGCCTACGACTTCCCCGTCCAAGCCTTCGAGAAGCGCATCTGGCACGTCCGCCGCGACCCGCTCGAGAAGGCGGCCCTCAAGCGGGCTGTCGATCTCATCTTGGCATCGAAGCGACCCCTCGTCATCGCGGGCGGCGGAGTGATCTACTCCGAAGCCTCGGAAGAGCTCCGAGCCTTCGCGGCAGCTACCGGAATCCCCGTCGCCGACACCCAGGCAGGCAAGGGCGCCATCAACCACGACAGCCCCCAGTCTGTCGGCGGCGTCGGCTCCACGGGCGGCGATGCCGCAAACCACCTGGCCGACGAGGCAGATCTCATCATCGGCATCGGAACGCGGTACTCGGACTTCACGACCGCATCGCGCACCCAGTTCAAGAACCCGGACGTCACGTTCATCAACGTCAACACGAAGCCTTTCGATGCCGTGAAGAACGGTGCTGAAATGCTCGTGGCAGACGCACGCGAGGCACTCGTCGATCTCACCGAGGCGCTCGCGGACTACCGTGTCTCCGACGAGTACGCCGCCCGGATCGCCAGCGAAAAGGCCGCCTGGGAGAGGGCGATCGATGAGTGTTATCACGTGGGCAACGCACCTCTCCCCGCCCAGACAGAAGTCTTCGGCGCGCTGAACGAGATGATGGGGGATGATGACGTCCTCATCAACGCGGCAGGATCCATGCCGGGTGACCTCCAGGCGCTATGGCGGGCGAAGACCCCGGTCCAGTATCACGTCGAGTACGCCTTCTCGACGATGGGGTACGAGATACCGGCGGCCATGGGCGTGAAGATGGCGCTGCCGGATTCCGAGGTGGTCGCGATCGTGGGTGACGGCACCTACCAGATGCTGCCGATGGAGCTGGCAACCATCGTCCAGGAAGGGCTCAAGGTGATCTTCGTGCTCCTCCAGAACCATGGGTTCGCCTCGATCGGAGGGCTCTCCGAGTCCCGCGGCTCGCAGCGGTTCGGTACCCGTTACCGGATGGGAGGGGGGAACCCGCACGTGACCGACGGGGAGCTCATTCCCGTCGATCTTGCGAAGAATGCGGAATCGTGGGGCGTCGACGTCCTCAAGGTCTCGACGATCGCAGAGTTCAAGGAGGCCTACCGGGTGGCAGAAGCCGCGACACGGGCCACCCTCATCTACATCGAGACGGACCTGTACGGCCCCAATCCGCCGTCGTCGTCCTGGTGGGATGTGCCGGTGTCCGAAGTTTCTCGGATCGAGTCGACGCAGCGCGCCTACGAGGAGCACATCGCGAACAAGGCACCCCAGAGGCACTACTTCTGA
- the iolB gene encoding 5-deoxy-glucuronate isomerase, translated as MNDNDTYVIRAGETADGPFDTVITTERAGWEFCSLRILALEAGESREVDTDRAELLVLPLSGAATVTVDGSTYELEGRDSVFTNITDYLFVPRGKTMTITATRGGRFALPATTASKDLPVRYCPRTDVKTGIRGSGIMTRQVNNYALGNDVETSHLLVCEVLTPGGNWSSYPPHKHDVHSDDERVLEEIYYFEIRDGGPERGTEGFGLQRVYSSPGKEIDVCSEVRSGDTVIVPWGYHGPSVAAPGHDMYYLNVMGGPSEDSTWLMTDDPCHTWQRQAWEGDDIDPRVPFTPLNEEN; from the coding sequence ATGAATGACAATGACACCTACGTAATCCGGGCGGGAGAGACCGCTGACGGGCCCTTCGACACGGTTATCACCACCGAACGTGCGGGCTGGGAGTTCTGCTCCCTCCGAATCCTTGCCCTCGAGGCGGGGGAGAGCCGCGAAGTCGACACGGACCGGGCCGAGCTCCTCGTCCTGCCGCTCTCGGGCGCCGCGACCGTGACCGTCGACGGTTCGACATACGAGCTGGAGGGACGCGACTCCGTCTTCACGAACATCACGGATTATCTGTTCGTCCCGCGCGGCAAGACCATGACGATCACCGCCACGCGCGGAGGCCGATTCGCCCTGCCCGCGACGACAGCATCGAAGGACCTCCCCGTCCGCTACTGTCCTCGCACCGATGTCAAGACCGGCATCCGAGGCTCCGGCATCATGACCCGACAGGTCAACAACTATGCCCTCGGAAACGACGTCGAGACATCGCACCTGCTCGTCTGCGAGGTGCTCACTCCGGGCGGCAACTGGTCCTCGTATCCTCCCCACAAGCACGACGTGCACTCGGATGACGAACGAGTCCTGGAAGAGATCTACTACTTCGAGATTCGCGATGGTGGGCCAGAACGCGGCACTGAAGGCTTCGGCCTGCAGCGCGTCTACTCCTCTCCCGGGAAAGAGATCGACGTGTGCTCCGAGGTGCGCAGCGGCGACACCGTCATCGTCCCCTGGGGATACCACGGACCATCCGTCGCGGCCCCGGGCCACGACATGTACTACCTCAACGTCATGGGCGGGCCGTCCGAGGACTCGACCTGGCTCATGACAGACGACCCCTGCCACACGTGGCAGCGACAAGCCTGGGAAGGGGACGACATCGATCCCCGCGTCCCATTCACACCACTCAATGAGGAGAACTAA
- a CDS encoding class II fructose-bisphosphate aldolase gives MLISLHDALAYAEEKNCAIAAVNTPTFEMLLAAIRTAERHRVPLILQHAEVHEPINTIENIGPAMVELARRSEVPLVVHVDHGESFDYVKRGFDVGFNSAMIDASVLPYEENLAVTREVVALANEYGYGVEAELGVMPGREDGRTEASAQALYTDPDRAESFVRDSGVTALACSFGTVHGLYRAEPHLNYDLIDTLRSRTGVPIVMHGGSGLSASEYRDCIRRGVRKINYYTYADKAAFEAAQQHVAENPDTFTFSPLTVAAAAAVEENLDELVRVLYGL, from the coding sequence ATGCTTATCAGCCTCCACGATGCTCTCGCCTACGCGGAAGAGAAGAACTGTGCGATTGCGGCGGTCAACACGCCGACCTTCGAAATGCTGCTCGCGGCGATCCGCACTGCCGAACGCCATCGCGTCCCCCTCATCCTCCAGCACGCGGAGGTTCACGAGCCCATCAACACGATCGAGAACATCGGCCCTGCCATGGTGGAACTCGCTCGACGCTCGGAGGTGCCTCTCGTCGTCCACGTCGACCACGGCGAGTCCTTCGACTACGTGAAACGCGGATTCGACGTCGGCTTCAACTCGGCCATGATCGACGCCTCGGTGCTCCCGTACGAGGAGAACCTTGCGGTGACACGAGAGGTTGTCGCTCTTGCGAACGAGTACGGCTACGGGGTCGAGGCCGAGCTGGGCGTCATGCCGGGCCGCGAGGACGGCCGCACAGAGGCAAGCGCGCAGGCACTCTACACGGATCCCGATCGTGCCGAATCTTTCGTGCGCGATTCCGGCGTGACAGCGCTCGCCTGCTCGTTCGGGACGGTGCACGGCCTGTATAGGGCGGAACCGCACCTCAACTACGATCTCATCGACACGCTGCGCTCCCGTACCGGCGTGCCGATCGTCATGCACGGCGGGTCCGGTCTCAGCGCATCCGAATATCGCGACTGCATTCGCAGGGGCGTCCGAAAGATCAACTATTACACGTACGCCGACAAGGCCGCCTTCGAGGCAGCGCAGCAGCATGTGGCCGAGAACCCCGACACCTTCACGTTCTCGCCCCTCACCGTGGCTGCCGCTGCGGCCGTGGAGGAGAACCTCGACGAGCTCGTGCGCGTCCTGTACGGACTGTAG
- a CDS encoding sugar phosphate isomerase/epimerase family protein: MKIAGAPISWGVCEVPNWGYQMAPERVLAEMEEIGLTATEFGPQGWLPVEAEARAAVVAEYGLQPVGSFFLAVMHDPDIDPIPAVNVELDAFEVAGGKYLVLAADSGQEGYDDRPVLDDEGWQTLFANMDRISEACAARGIEACIHPHWGTMVQNIDEVERVLDNSSVGLCLDTGHLACGGADVVELTKKYADRVSIVHAKDLHKDMTDKLLTGEMVWGEGIKAGMFAPVGQGDIDFPTIVATLKDAGFDGYYVLEQDIMLDEEPAAGAGPIENARAAFNALKALA, translated from the coding sequence ATGAAGATCGCCGGAGCCCCCATCAGCTGGGGCGTATGTGAAGTACCGAACTGGGGATACCAGATGGCGCCGGAGCGCGTCTTGGCCGAAATGGAGGAGATCGGCCTGACAGCGACCGAGTTCGGCCCCCAGGGCTGGCTGCCCGTCGAAGCAGAGGCACGCGCAGCGGTTGTCGCCGAGTACGGCCTCCAGCCCGTCGGTTCGTTCTTCCTCGCCGTCATGCACGATCCCGACATCGACCCCATTCCGGCCGTCAACGTCGAACTCGATGCGTTCGAGGTTGCTGGCGGCAAGTACCTCGTGCTCGCTGCCGACTCCGGCCAGGAGGGCTACGATGATCGTCCCGTCCTCGACGACGAAGGGTGGCAGACGCTCTTCGCCAACATGGATCGCATTTCCGAAGCGTGTGCCGCCCGCGGCATCGAGGCCTGCATCCACCCCCACTGGGGCACGATGGTGCAGAACATCGACGAGGTCGAGCGTGTGCTCGACAACTCGAGCGTCGGACTATGTCTCGACACGGGTCACCTGGCGTGCGGTGGAGCCGACGTTGTCGAGCTCACGAAGAAGTACGCCGACCGTGTCTCGATCGTTCATGCGAAAGACCTGCACAAGGACATGACAGACAAGCTCCTCACCGGCGAAATGGTATGGGGTGAGGGCATCAAGGCTGGCATGTTCGCCCCCGTCGGTCAAGGCGATATCGACTTCCCGACGATCGTTGCCACCCTCAAGGACGCAGGCTTCGACGGCTACTACGTCCTCGAGCAGGACATCATGCTCGATGAGGAGCCGGCTGCCGGTGCCGGTCCCATCGAGAACGCACGGGCAGCCTTCAACGCATTGAAGGCACTCGCGTAG
- a CDS encoding NADH:flavin oxidoreductase/NADH oxidase produces the protein MSSLFSPITIGSVTARNRAWMSPMCQYSAAPAGEEMGRPTDWHDVHYASRGWGGVGAVIVEATAVTPEGRISPFDLSLHSDDSIPSFARLAKLIRSTGAVPGIQLGHAGRKASGPRPWDEARLVYPSSSEIGWEPVAPSAIGFSDMYMEPRELSDGEITALIESFAQATRRAVEAGFEIIELHGAHGYLIHQFLSPLSNTRTDRWGGDSRAAFPLAVLEAMRKETPGALAIRVSATDWCEFVDDRAGWTVADTVSFVREAKDLGLDFVDVSSGGNVPDVRIPAGPGYQVRFARDLAQTGVPTGTVGLITEAVQAEQIVRESADVVLLGRSLLSDPYLLQAWRTRLREEPAMAQPYHRQLTRY, from the coding sequence TTGTCTTCACTGTTCTCCCCCATCACCATCGGATCCGTGACTGCGCGTAACCGTGCCTGGATGTCTCCCATGTGCCAATACTCGGCCGCGCCTGCGGGGGAGGAGATGGGGAGGCCTACCGATTGGCACGATGTCCACTACGCATCGCGCGGATGGGGCGGCGTCGGTGCCGTGATCGTCGAAGCCACGGCGGTGACTCCCGAGGGTCGCATCTCGCCCTTCGATCTCTCCCTGCATTCGGACGACAGCATTCCTTCTTTCGCTCGTCTCGCGAAACTCATCCGTTCAACGGGCGCCGTTCCTGGGATCCAGCTCGGACATGCTGGGCGCAAGGCATCCGGGCCCCGTCCGTGGGATGAGGCGCGGCTCGTCTACCCGTCATCGTCGGAGATCGGATGGGAACCGGTTGCCCCGTCCGCGATCGGGTTCTCGGACATGTATATGGAGCCGCGCGAACTGTCCGATGGGGAGATCACTGCTCTCATCGAATCCTTCGCCCAGGCCACGAGACGAGCCGTCGAGGCCGGTTTCGAGATCATCGAGCTGCATGGAGCCCACGGCTACCTCATCCACCAGTTCCTCTCGCCCCTGTCGAACACTCGCACCGATCGGTGGGGCGGGGACTCGAGGGCCGCTTTCCCGCTCGCGGTGCTGGAAGCAATGCGGAAAGAGACCCCCGGGGCCCTTGCGATCCGAGTCTCGGCAACCGACTGGTGCGAGTTCGTCGACGACAGGGCGGGGTGGACGGTGGCAGACACCGTATCCTTCGTCCGGGAGGCGAAGGATCTGGGTCTCGACTTCGTCGACGTGTCCTCAGGCGGCAATGTTCCCGATGTGCGGATCCCTGCAGGGCCCGGATATCAGGTTCGCTTCGCCCGGGACCTTGCACAGACCGGTGTGCCGACGGGAACCGTCGGTCTCATCACCGAGGCGGTGCAGGCCGAACAGATCGTTCGCGAAAGCGCCGATGTCGTCCTCCTCGGACGCAGCCTGCTCTCCGACCCCTACCTGCTCCAGGCGTGGCGGACACGGCTTCGGGAAGAACCGGCGATGGCGCAGCCCTACCATCGCCAGCTCACCCGGTACTGA
- a CDS encoding transaldolase family protein, whose translation MSEIQYTDGPLLEASKAFDTVLWNDSSDLDELKQSISFGGVGATCNPAIAYATLSKHPEIWTPRIRAIADSNPTWSESEIGWQAVKDMSVEAAALLKPAFDASNGRNGRLSVQTDPRLARSAKALADQAEEFHHLAENIVVKIPATKTGIEAIEDATTRGVSINVTVSFSVPQALEAAAAIERGLDARRAAGHDVSRMGPVVTIMVGRLDDWMKAVVARDNLFIDHSALEWAGIAAVKKAYGIFQERGYTSRLLVAAFRNPFHWTEFQGGDLVVSPPFVWQENVNNSDYVVEERMSRPVSEYYIEQLRRIPDFNRAYDEDGMTVEEFESFGPAAKTLRQFLAADNDLDVLVRNIILPAP comes from the coding sequence ATGAGCGAAATTCAGTACACTGACGGGCCTCTGCTGGAGGCCTCCAAGGCATTCGACACGGTGCTGTGGAATGACTCATCGGATCTCGATGAGCTCAAGCAATCCATCTCGTTCGGCGGCGTCGGCGCAACCTGCAACCCGGCGATCGCATACGCCACGCTGAGCAAGCACCCCGAGATCTGGACGCCGAGGATTCGTGCGATCGCGGACAGCAATCCGACGTGGAGCGAGTCAGAGATCGGATGGCAGGCAGTCAAGGACATGTCGGTCGAAGCGGCCGCCCTCCTCAAGCCTGCTTTCGACGCGAGCAACGGCCGCAATGGTCGACTGTCAGTCCAGACGGATCCCCGCCTGGCCCGCAGCGCGAAGGCTCTCGCTGACCAGGCCGAAGAGTTCCATCACCTGGCCGAGAACATCGTCGTCAAGATTCCCGCGACGAAGACCGGCATCGAAGCCATCGAGGATGCGACGACACGCGGCGTCTCCATCAACGTCACCGTCTCCTTCTCGGTCCCGCAGGCGCTCGAGGCGGCCGCCGCGATCGAGCGCGGACTGGATGCTCGCCGCGCCGCCGGGCACGACGTGTCCCGCATGGGACCGGTCGTCACGATCATGGTGGGCCGCCTCGATGACTGGATGAAGGCCGTCGTCGCCCGCGACAACCTCTTCATCGACCACTCCGCCCTCGAATGGGCGGGCATCGCGGCCGTCAAGAAGGCCTACGGCATCTTCCAGGAGCGCGGATACACCTCCCGCCTGCTCGTCGCCGCATTCCGCAACCCGTTCCACTGGACTGAGTTCCAGGGCGGCGATCTCGTCGTCTCCCCGCCGTTCGTGTGGCAGGAGAACGTCAACAACTCCGACTATGTGGTCGAGGAGCGGATGTCCCGCCCCGTCTCCGAGTACTACATCGAGCAGCTCCGCCGCATCCCTGACTTCAACCGCGCCTACGACGAGGACGGGATGACCGTCGAAGAATTCGAATCGTTCGGCCCCGCCGCGAAGACGCTCCGACAGTTCCTCGCAGCCGACAACGATCTTGACGTGCTCGTCCGCAACATCATCCTCCCCGCACCGTAA
- the iolC gene encoding 5-dehydro-2-deoxygluconokinase: protein MSAHIDVLTIGRSGVDIYPLQVGIGLEEVSTFGKFLGGSPTNIAVAAARLGHTAAAITGVGDDPFGRFVRNEMRSLGVRDDYVVVNRDFNTPVTFCEIFPPDHFPLYFYREPSAPDLQLRPSDIPGDAVRDAHVFLLSGTGLSQEPSRSAHRHALSVRNKKGWTIADLDYRPMFWESSAVASREISSILDRVNVAVGNREECWVAVGEDDPDRAADALLERGVEIAIVKQGPKGTLAKTADERIEVPVTEVKTLNGLGAGDAFAGALAHALIEQWDIPRAIQFASTAGSIVVSRLECSAAMPREDEVFALMAQHPRSAPVVRPRT from the coding sequence GTGTCGGCACATATCGACGTTCTGACGATCGGGCGATCCGGCGTCGACATCTACCCGCTGCAGGTCGGTATCGGCCTCGAGGAGGTCTCCACCTTCGGGAAGTTCCTCGGCGGTTCACCGACCAACATCGCCGTCGCGGCAGCCCGTCTCGGACACACGGCCGCCGCCATCACCGGCGTCGGGGACGATCCGTTCGGGCGCTTCGTGCGCAACGAGATGCGCAGCCTCGGCGTCCGTGACGACTACGTCGTCGTCAACCGGGACTTCAACACTCCGGTCACCTTCTGCGAGATCTTCCCGCCCGATCATTTCCCTCTCTACTTCTATCGTGAGCCGTCCGCCCCGGACCTCCAGCTTCGCCCCTCCGACATTCCGGGCGATGCGGTGCGGGACGCGCACGTCTTCCTCCTGTCCGGCACGGGACTGTCCCAGGAGCCCTCGAGGTCCGCCCATCGCCACGCGCTGTCCGTGCGGAACAAGAAGGGATGGACGATCGCCGACCTCGACTATCGGCCCATGTTCTGGGAGAGCTCCGCAGTCGCCTCCCGTGAGATCTCCTCCATCCTCGACCGTGTCAACGTGGCGGTCGGCAATCGTGAGGAATGCTGGGTCGCCGTCGGCGAAGACGATCCCGATCGCGCCGCGGATGCTCTGCTCGAACGCGGCGTCGAGATCGCCATCGTCAAGCAGGGCCCGAAAGGCACTCTCGCGAAAACAGCCGACGAACGGATCGAAGTCCCCGTCACCGAGGTCAAGACGCTGAACGGTTTGGGGGCGGGGGACGCCTTCGCTGGAGCACTCGCCCATGCCCTCATCGAGCAGTGGGATATCCCGAGGGCTATCCAGTTCGCCTCGACTGCCGGTTCCATCGTCGTCTCCCGGCTGGAATGTTCCGCGGCAATGCCGCGCGAGGACGAAGTGTTCGCCCTCATGGCACAGCACCCTCGGTCCGCTCCCGTCGTCAGGCCGCGGACATGA